The Triplophysa rosa linkage group LG15, Trosa_1v2, whole genome shotgun sequence genome has a segment encoding these proteins:
- the flvcr2b gene encoding feline leukemia virus subgroup C receptor-related protein 2 isoform X3 has translation MGDESKSTDREVNDNFTNPAVTDSNARLEPPATRLYKKRWLIVCLFSSYSLCNSYQWIQFGIINNIFMRFYGVNSFTIDWMSMIYMLTYIPLIFPVSWLLDKKGLRVIALVAAALNCAGTWIKVASARPDLFPVTFLGQLTCSVAQVFILGMPSRIASVWFGSDEVSTACSIGVFGNQLGIAIGFLVPPILVPNVDDMDELAGHIRIMFYITAGVATFLFVLVVIGLNVGCFYAVGTLLNRMIIEHYRGEEVNAGRIGLTIVIAGMVGSLICGIWLDQSKTYKQTTLAVYLMSFLGLVLFAFTLNLGHLWVVFITAGTLGFFMTGYLPLGFEFAVELTYPESEGTSSGLLNCSAQVFGIIFTISQGKIMDSFNTLAGNLFLCVFLLIGTIMTGCIKADLRRQMANQQALTAASAGRSDVKDHSDASLLPSTHI, from the exons ATGGGCGATGAATCGAAGTCAACGGATCGGGAGGTAAACGACAACTTCACAAACCCAGCGGTGACCGACTCAAACGCGCGTTTGGAGCCTCCAGCAACGCGTTTATATAAAAAGAGATGGCTCATCGTGTGTTTATTCAGCTCGTATTCGCTCTGTAACTCATATCAATGGATCCAATTCGGAATAATCAACAACATCTTCATGCGCTTCTACGGTGTCAACTCTTTCACTATCGACTGGATGTCCATGATTTACATGCTAACGTACATTCCGCTCATTTTCCCCGTCTCGTGGCTCCTGGACAAGAAAGGGCTGCGGGTCATCGCGCTCGTGGCTGCTGCTCTGAACTGCGCGGGCACGTGGATCAAGGTGGCCAGCGCGAGACCCGACTTGTTTCCGGTGACGTTTCTTGGTCAATTGACATGCTCGGTCGCTCAGGTGTTCATCCTCGGGATGCCCTCGCGCATCGCGTCCGTCTGGTTCGGTTCGGATGAGGTGTCCACCGCGTGCTCCATCGGGGTCTTTGGAAACCAG TTGGGAATTGCCATCGGCTTCCTCGTGCCACCGATCCTGGTTCCAAATGTGGATGATATGGATGAGCTGGCAGGTCACATCAGAATTATGTTCTACATCACGGCGGGTGTGGCCACTTTCCTATTCGTCTTGGTTGTGATTG GGTTGAACGTTGGCTGTTTTTATGCCGTCGGTACACTTCTCAACCGCATGATCATCGAACACTATCGT GGAGAGGAAGTGAACGCGGGCCGGATCGGGCTCACCATCGTGATCGCGGGCATGGTGGGTTCCCTCATCTGCGGTATCTGGTTGGACCAATCCAAAACATACAA ACAGACCACTCTAGCCGTCTATCTGATGTCTTTTCTGGGTTTGGTGCTTTTTGCTTTCACCTTAAATCTGGGTCACCTGTGGGTGGTGTTCATCACGGCAGGAACCCTCGG GTTCTTTATGACGGGATATCTTCCTCTCGGCTTCGAGTTTGCTGTTGAACTGACTTATCCAGAGTCTGAGGGAACATCTTCGGGACTGCTGAACTGCTCcgcacaa GTGTTTGGGATCATATTCACAATCTCTCAGGGGAAAATTATGGACTCCTTTAATACTCTGGCTGGAAATCTCTTCCTTTGTGTCTTCCTGCTCATTGGAACCATCATGACAG gTTGTATTAAAGCAGATCTGCGCAGACAGATGGCAAACCAGCAGGCACTGACAGCT gCCTCAGCAGGCAGGTCAGACGTTAAGGATCACAGCGACGCTTCTCTCCTCCCGTCCACACACATCTGA
- the si:ch73-130a3.4 gene encoding THAP domain-containing protein 6: MPDSCAAWGCKNRRTTQTRSRGITFHKFPKEKHLRRQWEISARKNVSVHSVLCSEHFRPEDFDRTGQTVRIRDGVRPSIFSYRTCKKPRKTRTSQKALEELPVDYSIKKQKTAQSQKTLQDLPVDYSLKIRKISPDSNTLSNSKAVPHNIDHCYALPSSPAIIKARLHEALARVESLEREIRNMRSRERRAKNSVHELLEDLKQKNLINGELKDKLKVYSEIPIDLLVKQGHEYTQDQKDFAINLHLHGPKAYNYLRKSLHLNLPHPYTLQRWMGTAGDKTAPNITSETCCISQEEDLDTQNVTVVQSLEELHERGIRVLWTVDDLPSDISMSTEIDS; encoded by the exons ATGCCAGACTCGTGCGCAGCTTGGGGCTGTAAAAACCGTCGCACAACCCAAACCAGATCGCGAGGAATTACTTTTCACAA GTTTCCTAAAGAGAAGCATCTGAGGAGGCAGTGGGAAATCTCTGCAAGAAAAAACGTAAGCGTGCACTCCGTACTATGTAGTGAACACTTCCGGCCGGAGGACTTTGACAGGACAGGTCAGACTGTAAGGATCAGAGATGGAGTTAGACCATCTATCTTTAGTTACCGGACCTGCAAAAAG CCCAGGAAAACACGAACATCACAGAAGGCTTTGGAGGAGCTGCCGGTGGACTAttctataaaaaaacaaaagactgCACAATCACAGAAGACTTTGCAGGACCTGCCAGTGGATTATTCTCTTAAAATCCGAAAGATTTCACCAGATTCCAACACTCTATCAAATTCGAAGGCTGTACCTCATAACATT GACCACTGCTATGCTTTGCCGTCATCTCCCGCTATTATAAAGGCAAGACTCCATGAAGCCCTGGCGAGGGTAGAGAGTCTAGAGCGAGAGATAAGGAACATGAGGAGCCGAGAACGGAGGGCAAAGAATTCAGTGCACGAGCTTCTCGAGGATCTGAAGCAGAAGAACCTCATAAATGGGGAGCTGAAAGACAAGCTCAAGGTCTACTCGG AAATTCCGATAGACCTCCTGGTAAAACAAGGCCATGAGTACACACAAGACCAGAAGGACTTTGCCATTAATCTTCACCTGCACGGTCCCAAAGCATACAACTATCTGAGAAAATCTCTCCATCTCAACCTCCCACATCCATATACATTACAAAG GTGGATGGGTACTGCAGGTGACAAGACTGCCCCAAACATAACGTCAGAAACATGCTGTATAAGCCAAGAGGAAGACCTGG ATACACAGAATGTCACGGTGGTGCAGTCGCTGGAGGAACTGCATGAGCGTGGGATAAGAGTACTGTGGACGGTGGATGACCTTCCCTCTGATATTAGTATGTCTACCGAAATCGACAGTTAA
- the flvcr2b gene encoding feline leukemia virus subgroup C receptor-related protein 2 isoform X2 produces MGDESKSTDREVNDNFTNPAVTDSNARLEPPATRLYKKRWLIVCLFSSYSLCNSYQWIQFGIINNIFMRFYGVNSFTIDWMSMIYMLTYIPLIFPVSWLLDKKGLRVIALVAAALNCAGTWIKVASARPDLFPVTFLGQLTCSVAQVFILGMPSRIASVWFGSDEVSTACSIGVFGNQLGIAIGFLVPPILVPNVDDMDELAGHIRIMFYITAGVATFLFVLVVIVFQDCPEIPPTHAQAAARQISPESYSYTASILRLLRNKAFILLAITYGLNVGCFYAVGTLLNRMIIEHYRGEEVNAGRIGLTIVIAGMVGSLICGIWLDQSKTYKQTTLAVYLMSFLGLVLFAFTLNLGHLWVVFITAGTLGFFMTGYLPLGFEFAVELTYPESEGTSSGLLNCSAQVFGIIFTISQGKIMDSFNTLAGNLFLCVFLLIGTIMTGCIKADLRRQMANQQALTAERLDRTTAQPSVVNEARL; encoded by the exons ATGGGCGATGAATCGAAGTCAACGGATCGGGAGGTAAACGACAACTTCACAAACCCAGCGGTGACCGACTCAAACGCGCGTTTGGAGCCTCCAGCAACGCGTTTATATAAAAAGAGATGGCTCATCGTGTGTTTATTCAGCTCGTATTCGCTCTGTAACTCATATCAATGGATCCAATTCGGAATAATCAACAACATCTTCATGCGCTTCTACGGTGTCAACTCTTTCACTATCGACTGGATGTCCATGATTTACATGCTAACGTACATTCCGCTCATTTTCCCCGTCTCGTGGCTCCTGGACAAGAAAGGGCTGCGGGTCATCGCGCTCGTGGCTGCTGCTCTGAACTGCGCGGGCACGTGGATCAAGGTGGCCAGCGCGAGACCCGACTTGTTTCCGGTGACGTTTCTTGGTCAATTGACATGCTCGGTCGCTCAGGTGTTCATCCTCGGGATGCCCTCGCGCATCGCGTCCGTCTGGTTCGGTTCGGATGAGGTGTCCACCGCGTGCTCCATCGGGGTCTTTGGAAACCAG TTGGGAATTGCCATCGGCTTCCTCGTGCCACCGATCCTGGTTCCAAATGTGGATGATATGGATGAGCTGGCAGGTCACATCAGAATTATGTTCTACATCACGGCGGGTGTGGCCACTTTCCTATTCGTCTTGGTTGTGATTG TGTTTCAGGACTGTCCAGAGATCCCccccacacacgcacaggccGCGGCCCGTCAGATTTCTCCGGAAAGCTACTCGTACACCGCCTCCATCCTCAGACTGCTCCGCAACAAAGCCTTCATCCTCCTCGCCATCACTTACG GGTTGAACGTTGGCTGTTTTTATGCCGTCGGTACACTTCTCAACCGCATGATCATCGAACACTATCGT GGAGAGGAAGTGAACGCGGGCCGGATCGGGCTCACCATCGTGATCGCGGGCATGGTGGGTTCCCTCATCTGCGGTATCTGGTTGGACCAATCCAAAACATACAA ACAGACCACTCTAGCCGTCTATCTGATGTCTTTTCTGGGTTTGGTGCTTTTTGCTTTCACCTTAAATCTGGGTCACCTGTGGGTGGTGTTCATCACGGCAGGAACCCTCGG GTTCTTTATGACGGGATATCTTCCTCTCGGCTTCGAGTTTGCTGTTGAACTGACTTATCCAGAGTCTGAGGGAACATCTTCGGGACTGCTGAACTGCTCcgcacaa GTGTTTGGGATCATATTCACAATCTCTCAGGGGAAAATTATGGACTCCTTTAATACTCTGGCTGGAAATCTCTTCCTTTGTGTCTTCCTGCTCATTGGAACCATCATGACAG gTTGTATTAAAGCAGATCTGCGCAGACAGATGGCAAACCAGCAGGCACTGACAGCT GAACGTTTGGACAGAACGACTGCACAACCTTCTGTTGTAAATGAGGCCAGACTTTAA
- the flvcr2b gene encoding feline leukemia virus subgroup C receptor-related protein 2 isoform X1, with translation MGDESKSTDREVNDNFTNPAVTDSNARLEPPATRLYKKRWLIVCLFSSYSLCNSYQWIQFGIINNIFMRFYGVNSFTIDWMSMIYMLTYIPLIFPVSWLLDKKGLRVIALVAAALNCAGTWIKVASARPDLFPVTFLGQLTCSVAQVFILGMPSRIASVWFGSDEVSTACSIGVFGNQLGIAIGFLVPPILVPNVDDMDELAGHIRIMFYITAGVATFLFVLVVIVFQDCPEIPPTHAQAAARQISPESYSYTASILRLLRNKAFILLAITYGLNVGCFYAVGTLLNRMIIEHYRGEEVNAGRIGLTIVIAGMVGSLICGIWLDQSKTYKQTTLAVYLMSFLGLVLFAFTLNLGHLWVVFITAGTLGFFMTGYLPLGFEFAVELTYPESEGTSSGLLNCSAQVFGIIFTISQGKIMDSFNTLAGNLFLCVFLLIGTIMTGCIKADLRRQMANQQALTAASAGRSDVKDHSDASLLPSTHI, from the exons ATGGGCGATGAATCGAAGTCAACGGATCGGGAGGTAAACGACAACTTCACAAACCCAGCGGTGACCGACTCAAACGCGCGTTTGGAGCCTCCAGCAACGCGTTTATATAAAAAGAGATGGCTCATCGTGTGTTTATTCAGCTCGTATTCGCTCTGTAACTCATATCAATGGATCCAATTCGGAATAATCAACAACATCTTCATGCGCTTCTACGGTGTCAACTCTTTCACTATCGACTGGATGTCCATGATTTACATGCTAACGTACATTCCGCTCATTTTCCCCGTCTCGTGGCTCCTGGACAAGAAAGGGCTGCGGGTCATCGCGCTCGTGGCTGCTGCTCTGAACTGCGCGGGCACGTGGATCAAGGTGGCCAGCGCGAGACCCGACTTGTTTCCGGTGACGTTTCTTGGTCAATTGACATGCTCGGTCGCTCAGGTGTTCATCCTCGGGATGCCCTCGCGCATCGCGTCCGTCTGGTTCGGTTCGGATGAGGTGTCCACCGCGTGCTCCATCGGGGTCTTTGGAAACCAG TTGGGAATTGCCATCGGCTTCCTCGTGCCACCGATCCTGGTTCCAAATGTGGATGATATGGATGAGCTGGCAGGTCACATCAGAATTATGTTCTACATCACGGCGGGTGTGGCCACTTTCCTATTCGTCTTGGTTGTGATTG TGTTTCAGGACTGTCCAGAGATCCCccccacacacgcacaggccGCGGCCCGTCAGATTTCTCCGGAAAGCTACTCGTACACCGCCTCCATCCTCAGACTGCTCCGCAACAAAGCCTTCATCCTCCTCGCCATCACTTACG GGTTGAACGTTGGCTGTTTTTATGCCGTCGGTACACTTCTCAACCGCATGATCATCGAACACTATCGT GGAGAGGAAGTGAACGCGGGCCGGATCGGGCTCACCATCGTGATCGCGGGCATGGTGGGTTCCCTCATCTGCGGTATCTGGTTGGACCAATCCAAAACATACAA ACAGACCACTCTAGCCGTCTATCTGATGTCTTTTCTGGGTTTGGTGCTTTTTGCTTTCACCTTAAATCTGGGTCACCTGTGGGTGGTGTTCATCACGGCAGGAACCCTCGG GTTCTTTATGACGGGATATCTTCCTCTCGGCTTCGAGTTTGCTGTTGAACTGACTTATCCAGAGTCTGAGGGAACATCTTCGGGACTGCTGAACTGCTCcgcacaa GTGTTTGGGATCATATTCACAATCTCTCAGGGGAAAATTATGGACTCCTTTAATACTCTGGCTGGAAATCTCTTCCTTTGTGTCTTCCTGCTCATTGGAACCATCATGACAG gTTGTATTAAAGCAGATCTGCGCAGACAGATGGCAAACCAGCAGGCACTGACAGCT gCCTCAGCAGGCAGGTCAGACGTTAAGGATCACAGCGACGCTTCTCTCCTCCCGTCCACACACATCTGA
- the matn3a gene encoding matrilin-3a, translated as MKSFGSLVYCFSLLLVDLARSYDPHDPSDILAQSYAQRRNNALPHRTLNPAETDSQCRSRPLDLVFIIDSSRSVRPGEFEKVKIFLADMVDTLDVGQDATRVAVVNYASTVKIEFLLKNHFTKDSIKQAINRIGPLAAGTMTGMAIKKAMDEAFTDKSGARPKSKNISKVAIVVTDGRPQDQVEEVSAAARASGIEIYAVGVDRADMRSLNLMASNPLEDHVFYVETYGVIEKLTSKFRETLCGMDSCAMGHDCEHICVSSGPSFYCKCRNGFILNEDQKTCSLKQVKVEIIQDPCMCEARLAFQRQTQTSIQDLNAKLAAVTRKMEQMQNMLGRM; from the exons ATGAAGTCCTTTGGGAGTTTGGTTTATTGCTTCTCTCTTCTGCTGGTGGATCTTGCTCGATCCTACGACCCTCACGATCCATCAGACATCTTAGCCCAAAGTTATGCACAGAGGAGAAATAATGCCCTGCCACACCGGACGCTGAACCCAGCAG AAACAGACTCCCAATGTAGAAGCCGTCCGTTGGACCTGGTCTTCATCATCGACAGCTCCCGTAGCGTGCGTCCAGGTGAGTTTGAGAAGGTCAAGATCTTCCTTGCAGACATGGTTGACACTCTTGATGTCGGTCAAGATGCCACACGTGTCGCTGTGGTTAACTACGCCAGCACGGTCAAAATCGAGTTCCTGCTGAAGAACCATTTCACGAAGGACTCTATAAAGCAAGCCATCAACCGCATCGGCCCCTTGGCAGCGGGAACCATGACAGGTATGGCCATCAAGAAAGCCATGGATGAAGCCTTTACGGATAAGTCAGGAGCGCGGCCGAAATCCAAGAACATTTCAAAGGTCGCCATTGTCGTCACCGATGGCCGTCCTCAAGACCAGGTGGAAGAGGTGTCGGCTGCCGCACGGGCTTCGGGGATTGAGATTTATGCGGTTGGAGTGGACAGGGCTGATATGCGCTCGCTGAACCTCATGGCCAGCAACCCTCTTGAGGACCATGTGTTCTACGTGGAGACCTATGGGGTGATCGAGAAGCTCACCTCGAAGTTCCGGGAGACGCTGTGCG GTATGGACTCCTGTGCTATGGGACATGATTGTGAACACATATGTGTCAGCAGTGGCCCCTCCTTTTACTGCAAGTGTCGGAATGGCTTTATTTTGAACGAAGACCAGAAAACATGTTCCTTGAAAC AGGTGAAGGTGGAGATCATTCAGGATCCCTGCATGTGTGAGGCTAGACTGGCTTTCCAGAGACAAACACAAACCTCCATTCAGGACCTCAACGCCAAAC TCGCTGCTGTGACAAGAAAGATGGAGCAAATGCAGAACATGCTGGGGCGAATGTAA